Proteins encoded together in one Longimicrobium sp. window:
- a CDS encoding zinc-ribbon domain-containing protein translates to MNAQCTHCNTIFRVDPAKVPAGGVRARCSICRNVFEIAGARPAPEPALAAVSAPAPVAAPAPAPAPAPVAAPAPPPPPAPTPAPAPATTPTARPNPFGANDPGAKARRLARALVSDIVTYHPERRDQALANGTLKREFMDEIKKSWEEYVAQVGAEISRGTPHFREALNEILAKGQPVF, encoded by the coding sequence GATCCGGCCAAGGTGCCGGCGGGCGGGGTGCGCGCTCGCTGCTCCATCTGCCGCAACGTCTTCGAGATCGCCGGTGCGCGGCCCGCGCCTGAGCCCGCCCTCGCCGCCGTCAGCGCGCCCGCTCCCGTGGCAGCGCCCGCACCCGCACCCGCGCCTGCACCGGTCGCCGCGCCGGCTCCTCCGCCACCGCCGGCTCCCACGCCCGCGCCGGCACCTGCGACGACCCCCACCGCCCGCCCGAACCCGTTCGGCGCGAACGATCCGGGGGCAAAGGCGCGGCGGCTGGCGAGGGCGCTCGTGTCGGACATCGTGACGTACCATCCCGAGCGCCGCGACCAGGCCCTCGCGAACGGCACGCTGAAGCGCGAGTTCATGGACGAGATCAAGAAGAGCTGGGAGGAGTACGTCGCGCAGGTCGGCGCCGAGATCTCGCGCGGCACGCCCCACTTCCGCGAAGCGCTCAACGAAATCCTGGCCAAGGGTCAGCCCGTGTTCTAA
- the lysS gene encoding lysine--tRNA ligase — protein MSEPVAPEGGERIVAERTEKLHALRERGVEPFAYGYDPTHSATDARALFEAWEGQGIEGDGPAEPVRVAGRVVAKRVMGKSTFVHLADRTGRIQLYLRVNDLTDTYPLLDLIDLSDWLGAEGTLFRTRTGEVSLRVTSFSVLAKAIRPLPLGKEEIDPETGERRVYSGFSDVEARYRQRYADLAVNPEVRDVFVLRARVNRALRSFLDERGFVEVETPVLQPLYGGAAARPFTTHHNTLDMQLFLRIAVELYLKRLIVGGMERVYEMSKNFRNEGLSRFHNPEFTMLEFYAAYLDYEGVMRLTEEMLVHVVETVTGGTEVRFREHTISFAPPYPKLTMYDALREIGGVDVEAMSDEQMAERVRAQGVAPAEVAKMGRGKLIDELFGELVEPKLIQPVFITDYPREMSPLAKPKRGNPELTERFELMVAGKELCNAYSELNDPFDQRGRFEAQERLASAGDEEAPPIDDDYIRALEYGMPPTGGFGMGVDRLVMILAGQPSIRDVILFPTMRPE, from the coding sequence ATGAGCGAGCCGGTAGCGCCGGAAGGCGGCGAGCGCATCGTCGCCGAGCGGACGGAAAAGCTCCATGCCTTGCGCGAGCGGGGGGTGGAGCCGTTCGCATACGGGTACGATCCCACGCACTCCGCCACCGACGCCCGCGCGCTCTTCGAGGCGTGGGAAGGGCAGGGCATTGAGGGAGATGGCCCCGCGGAGCCGGTGCGCGTCGCCGGGCGCGTCGTCGCCAAGCGGGTGATGGGGAAGAGCACCTTCGTCCACCTCGCCGACCGCACGGGGCGCATCCAGCTCTACCTGCGCGTCAACGACCTGACGGACACGTACCCGCTCCTCGACCTGATCGACCTCAGCGACTGGCTGGGCGCCGAGGGGACGCTCTTCCGCACGCGCACCGGCGAGGTGTCGCTGCGCGTGACGTCGTTCAGCGTGCTCGCCAAGGCGATCCGTCCGCTGCCGCTGGGGAAGGAGGAGATCGACCCGGAGACGGGGGAGCGGCGCGTGTACTCGGGGTTCAGCGACGTGGAAGCGCGCTACCGCCAGCGCTACGCCGACCTCGCCGTGAACCCGGAGGTGCGCGACGTCTTTGTGCTGCGCGCGCGGGTCAACAGGGCGCTGCGGAGCTTCCTGGACGAGCGCGGTTTCGTGGAGGTGGAGACGCCCGTGCTGCAGCCGCTGTACGGCGGCGCCGCGGCGCGCCCCTTCACCACGCACCACAACACGCTGGACATGCAGCTCTTCCTGCGCATCGCGGTGGAGCTGTACCTCAAGCGGCTGATCGTGGGGGGGATGGAGCGCGTGTACGAGATGTCCAAGAACTTCCGCAACGAGGGGCTGAGCCGGTTCCACAACCCCGAGTTCACCATGCTGGAGTTCTACGCCGCCTACCTCGATTACGAGGGGGTGATGCGCCTCACCGAGGAGATGCTCGTGCACGTGGTGGAGACGGTGACGGGGGGGACGGAAGTACGCTTCCGTGAACACACCATTAGCTTCGCCCCTCCTTACCCAAAACTCACCATGTACGACGCACTCCGCGAGATCGGCGGTGTAGACGTGGAGGCGATGTCCGACGAGCAGATGGCGGAGCGGGTGCGCGCGCAGGGCGTGGCGCCGGCCGAGGTGGCGAAGATGGGGCGCGGCAAGCTGATCGACGAGCTCTTCGGCGAGCTCGTGGAGCCGAAGCTGATCCAGCCCGTCTTCATCACCGACTACCCCCGCGAGATGTCGCCGCTGGCGAAGCCCAAGCGCGGCAACCCGGAGCTGACGGAGCGCTTCGAGCTGATGGTGGCGGGCAAGGAGCTGTGCAACGCTTACAGCGAGCTGAACGACCCCTTCGACCAGCGCGGCCGCTTCGAGGCACAGGAGCGCCTCGCCAGCGCCGGCGACGAGGAGGCGCCGCCGATCGACGACGACTACATCCGCGCGCTGGAGTACGGGATGCCGCCCACCGGCGGCTTCGGGATGGGCGTGGACCGCCTGGTGATGATCCTGGCCGGCCAGCCGTCCATCCGCGACGTGATTCTCTTCCCCACCATGAGGCCGGAGTGA
- a CDS encoding lipoprotein-releasing ABC transporter permease subunit, protein MNEAKGRGGAGLDWFIGRRYLASRRGTRFLSLITLIAIGGVSVGVMALITVIAVMTGLQNDLRNKILGVNPHIWVMTYGEAMRMDEWPQVLARVRRVPDVVAAAPFVHTELGLRNRAGYSEAAILRGIDPGTSGATVTAITDSLRKGGLLSKPTRTGLPPLVLGARLAERANILEGDTVTLISFQAGSVSPMGGLMPKLKYFEVVGKFQTGMYEYDNKFMYTNIRSAQELANLGPAVTGIEVRVPDPNEATEVGGQITRALGVPYRTDDWKTMNGALFSALKLEKLAMTIILLLIVVVAAFNIVSTLVMVVTDKTREIGILKSMGMTARRILRIFVMQGLVIGVVGSLLGTAGGVLLTWIIDRYELIKIPGDIYFVSSLPVAYDPADLATIVVSTILISFVATIYPALQAARLAPVEAIRHE, encoded by the coding sequence GTGAACGAAGCGAAGGGGCGGGGCGGGGCTGGGCTGGACTGGTTCATCGGGCGGCGCTACCTGGCGTCGCGCCGCGGCACCCGCTTCCTCTCGCTGATCACGCTGATCGCCATCGGCGGCGTGTCCGTGGGCGTGATGGCGCTGATCACCGTGATCGCGGTGATGACGGGGCTGCAGAACGACCTGCGCAACAAGATCCTGGGCGTCAATCCGCACATCTGGGTGATGACGTACGGCGAGGCGATGCGGATGGACGAGTGGCCGCAGGTGCTCGCCCGCGTCCGGCGCGTGCCCGACGTGGTGGCCGCCGCCCCCTTCGTGCACACGGAGCTGGGGCTGCGCAACCGCGCCGGCTACTCCGAGGCCGCCATCCTGCGCGGGATCGACCCGGGGACCAGCGGCGCCACGGTGACGGCGATCACCGATTCGTTGCGCAAGGGCGGGCTGCTGTCCAAGCCCACGCGCACGGGGCTGCCGCCGCTGGTGCTGGGCGCGCGGCTGGCGGAGCGCGCCAACATCCTGGAGGGCGACACGGTCACGCTCATCTCCTTTCAGGCCGGCTCGGTGAGCCCCATGGGCGGCCTGATGCCGAAGCTCAAGTATTTCGAGGTGGTGGGGAAGTTCCAGACGGGGATGTACGAGTACGACAACAAGTTCATGTACACCAACATCCGCTCCGCGCAGGAGCTGGCCAACCTGGGCCCCGCCGTCACGGGGATCGAGGTGCGCGTTCCCGATCCCAACGAGGCGACGGAGGTCGGCGGCCAGATCACTCGCGCGTTGGGCGTGCCCTACCGCACGGACGACTGGAAGACGATGAACGGCGCCCTCTTCTCCGCGCTCAAGCTGGAGAAGCTGGCGATGACCATCATCCTCCTCCTGATCGTGGTGGTGGCGGCGTTCAACATCGTCTCCACCCTGGTGATGGTGGTGACGGACAAGACGCGCGAGATCGGCATCCTGAAGAGCATGGGGATGACGGCGCGGCGCATCCTGCGCATCTTCGTGATGCAGGGGCTGGTGATCGGCGTGGTGGGGTCGCTGCTGGGGACGGCGGGCGGGGTGCTGCTGACCTGGATCATCGACCGCTACGAGCTGATCAAGATCCCGGGCGACATCTACTTCGTGAGCAGCCTCCCCGTGGCGTACGACCCGGCGGACCTGGCGACCATCGTGGTGAGCACCATCCTGATCTCCTTCGTGGCCACCATCTACCCGGCGCTGCAGGCGGCCCGGCTGGCCCCGGTGGAGGCGATCCGCCATGAGTAG